In Pongo abelii isolate AG06213 chromosome 5, NHGRI_mPonAbe1-v2.0_pri, whole genome shotgun sequence, a single genomic region encodes these proteins:
- the PPP1R18 gene encoding phostensin produces the protein MATIPDWKLQLLARRRQEEASVRGREKAERERLSQMPAWKRGLLERRRAKLGLSPGEPSPVPGTAESGPPDPDESAVLLEAIGPVHQNRFIRQERQQQQQQQQRSEELLAERKPGPLEARERRPSPGEMRDQSPKGRESREERLSPRETRERRLGIGGAQESSLRPLEARDWRQSPGEVGDRSSRLSEAWKWRLSPGETPERSLRLAESREQSPRRKEVESRLSPGESAYQKLGLTEAHKWRPDSRESQEQSLVQLEATEWRLRSGEERQGYSEECGRKEEWPVPGVAPKETAELSETLTREAQGNSSAGVEAAERRPVEDGERGMKPTEGWKWTLNSGKAREWTPRDIEAQTQKPEPPESAEKRLESPSVEAGEGEAEKEEAGAQGRPLRALQNCCSVPSPLPPEDAGTGGLRQQEEEAVELQPPGPPAPLSPPPPAPTAPQPPGDPLMSRLFYGVKAGPGMGAPRRSGHTFTVNPRRSVPPATPATPTSPATADAAVPGAGKKRYPTAEEILVLGGYLRLSRSCLAKGSPERHHKQLKISFSETALETTYQYPSESSVLEELGPEPEVPSAPNPQAAQPDDEEDEEELLLLQPELQGGLRTKALIVDESCRR, from the exons ATGGCCACCATCCCAGACTGGAAGCTACAGCTGCTAGCCCGGCGCCGGCAGGAGGAGGCGTCGGTTCGAGGCCGGGAGAAAGCAGAACGGGAGCGCCTGTCCCAGATGCCAGCCTGGAAGCGAGGGCTCCTGGAGCGCCGTCGGGCCAAGCTTGGGCTGTCCCCTGGGGAGCCTAGCCCTGTGCCAGGGACTGCAGAGTCTGGACCTCCAGACCCAGATGAGTCTGCAGTCCTTCTGGAGGCCATCGGGCCAGTGCACCAGAACCGATTCATCCGGCAggagcggcagcagcagcagcagcaacaacaacggAGTGAAGAGCTGCTAGCAGAGAGAAAGCCTGGGCCTCTGGAGGCCCGGGAGCGGAGACCCAGCCCTGGGGAGATGCGGGATCAGAGCCCCAAGGGAAGAGAGTCAAGAGAAGAGAGACTAAGCCCGAGGGAGACCAGAGAGAGGAGGCTGGGGATAGGGGGAGCCCAAGAGTCGAGCCTGAGGCCTCTGGAGGCTCGGGACTGGAGACAAAGCCCAGGAGAGGTGGGAGACAGGAGCTCCAGACTGTCAGAGGCATGGAAATGGAGGCTGAGTCCTGGAGAAACTCCAGAGCGGAGTCTGAGACTAGCAGAGTCTCGAGAGCAAAGCCCCAGGAGAAAAGAGGTGGAAAGTAGACTGAGCCCAGGGGAATCTGCCTACCAGAAGTTGGGCCTGACAGAGGCCCATAAATGGAGACCTGACTCCAGAGAGTCTCAGGAACAGAGTTTGGTACAACTGGAGGCAACAGAgtggaggctgaggtcaggagaagAAAGACAAGGCTACTCGGAAGAATGTGGGAGAAAAGAAGAGTGGCCAGTTCCAGGGGTGGCTCCAAAAGAGACTGCAGAGCTGTCCGAGACCCTGACAAGGGAGGCCCAAGGCAACAGTTCCGCAGGAGTGGAGGCAGCAGAGCGGAGGCCTGTGGAAGATGGCGAGAGGGGCATGAAGCCAACAGAAGGGTGGAAATGGACCCTGAACTCCGGGAAGGCTCGAGAATGGACACCCAGGGACATAGAGGCTCAAACTCAGAAACCAGAACCTCCAGAGTCAGCAGAGAAGCGTCTGGAATCTCCCAGTGTGGAGGCTGGAGAaggggaggctgagaaggaggaggCGGGGGCTCAGGGCAGGCCTCTGAGAGCCCTGCAGAACTGCTGCTCTgtgccctcccccctcccaccagaGGACGCTGGGACTGGAGGCCTGAGACAGCAGGAAGAGGAAGCAGTGGAACTCCAGCCCCCAGGGCCACCAGCCCCtctgtctcccccacccccagccccaactGCCCCCCAACCTCCTGGGGATCCCCTCATGAGCCGCCTGTTCTATGGGGTGAAGGCAGGGCCAGGAATGGGGGCCCCCCGCCGCAGTGGACACACCTTCACCGTCAACCCCCGGCGGTCTGTGCCCCCTGCGACCCCAGCCACCCCAACCTCTCCAGCCACAGCTGATGCTGCAGTCCCGGGGGCTGGGAAGAAGCGGTACCCAACTGCCGAGGAGATCTTGGTTCTGGGGGGCTACCTCCGTCTCAGCCGCAGCTGCCTTGCCAAGGGGTCCCCCGAAAGACACCACAAACAG CTTAAGATCTCCTTCAGCGAGACAGCCCTGGAGACCACGTACCAATACCCCTCCGAGAGTTCGGTACTGGAGGAGCTGGGCCCGGAGCCTGAGGTCCCCAGTGCCCCCAACCCCCAAGCAGCCCAACCCGACGACGAAGAGGATGAGgaagagctgctgctgctgcagccagAGCTCCAGGGCGGGCTGCGCACCAAGGCCCTGATCGTGG ATGAGTCCTGCCGGCGGTGA